The Pygocentrus nattereri isolate fPygNat1 chromosome 4, fPygNat1.pri, whole genome shotgun sequence genome includes a window with the following:
- the ndufaf7 gene encoding protein arginine methyltransferase NDUFAF7, mitochondrial yields MRTSLRVVRTFVHSFTPAQGAKGFSMLQCRLGYTQKAVGEWAVMPSRHCSMSVEGRSDPSMLRHLTSKITATGPITVAEYMREVLTNPVSGYYVKNDMLGADGDFITSPEISQIFGELIGVWCVSEWMAAGKPKALQLVELGPGRGSLTSDILRVFRQLQSALNGAAVSIHLVEVSPKLSQVQAECLTGERTQVCVSDKEAVYHTGTSHTGLPIAWYRRVEDIPKGFSIFLAHEFFDALPIHKFQRTDKGWREVMVDIDPEEPEKLRFVVFPAPTLASTTLIQADDKREHVEVCPEGGVIVQNLANRIVEDGGAALIADYGHDGTKMDTFRGFRGHKLHDVLLAPGTADLTADVDFSYLRRMAGGDVVCLGPITQRTFLKNMGIDTRLQVLLRNCHDASTRAQLIQSYDMLTNLEKMGQRFQFFSLLSRSRLAEPQEEGEGLKRRKKGRVPLPVAGFSELGLQ; encoded by the exons ATGAGGACGTCACTGAGGGTGGTTAGGACTTTTGTCCATTCTTTTACCCCAGCACAGGGTGCCAAGGGGTTTTCAATGCTGCAGTGCCGCTTAGGATATACACAGAAAGCAGTGG GAGAGTGGGCTGTGATGCCGAGCAGACATTGCTCGATGTCGGTGGAAGGCCGGAGTGACCCATCCATGCtgagacacctaacctccaagaTCACAGCCACTGGACCTATTACAGTAGCGGAATACATGCGAGAGGTTCTCACAAACCCAGTTTCA GGATATTATGTGAAGAATGATATGCTCGGAGCTGATGGAGATTTTATCACGTCACCAGAAATAAGCCAGATCTTTGGCGAG CTGATCGGTGTctggtgtgtgagtgagtggatGGCTGCAGGAAAACCTAAAGCACTTCAGCTCGTAGAACTTGGGCCAGGAAGAGGTTCCCTGACCAGTGACATCCTCAGG GTTTTCCGTCAGTTGCAGTCGGCTCTAAATGGGGCAGCAGTGTCCATCCACCTGGTAGAGGTCAGTCCAAAGTTAAGCCAGGTCCAGGCTGAATGTCTGACTGGTGAGCGCACTCAGGTGTGTGTCAGTGATAAAGAGGCAGTGTACCACACCGGCACCTCACACACCGGCCTGCCGATCGCTTGGTACCGCAGGGTAGAGGACATCCCCAAAG GCTTCAGTATATTCTTGGCCCATGAGTTTTTTGATGCTTTACCCATCCACAAGTTTCAG AGAACAGACAAGGGTTGGAGAGAGGTGATGGTTGATATTGACCCAGAGGAACCAGAAAAGCTGAGATTTGTGGTTTTCCCTGCTCCTACCCTTGCCTCCACTACACTTATACAA GCAGATGACAAGCGAGAGCATGTGGAGGTTTGCCCAGAAGGTGGAGTCATTGTTCAGAACCTGGCCAATCGGATTGTGGAGGATGGAGGTGCCGCACTTATCGCAGACTATGGGCATGATGGGACAAAGATGGACACTTTCAGA GGCTTCAGGGGCCATAAACTGCATGATGTTCTGCTGGCTCCTGGTACTGCAGATCTGACCGCAGACGTAGACTTCAGCTATCTGAGGAGGATGGCTGGAGGTGACGTCGTCTGTCTGGGACCAATCACACAGAGAACCTTCTTGAAGAACATGGGCATCGATACACGCTTACAG GTCTTGTTGAGGAACTGCCATGATGCCTCTACACGAGCTCAGCTCATTCAAAGCTATGACATGCTGACCAACCTTGAGAAAATGGGCCAGAGGTTCCAGTTCTTCTCTCTGCTGTCTCGCAGCCGGCTGGCTGAGCcgcaggaggagggagaggggctgaagaggagaaagaaaggcagagtgCCGCTTCCTGTGGCTGGATTTTCTGAACTTGGCCTGCAGTGA
- the cebpz gene encoding CCAAT/enhancer-binding protein zeta produces MCIVSSMAAKGKQRPKAVRSEENEEDTFENDNDEAEEGKQDGDDEFTLEDVLRLGGTKADYVMLVGLDDNNELVNGGKKGAIDDLEDGELEQFITKLGICNYLDQQIVKEDGDDDEQEEKPTEPAEEKEVKKKEPSKAESVKAKQEAERKKKDKEAKKAAAALKKAKQNASIFEFYPRQTLLVKPGGKWYDIDYTSETTSSAQDESLVSQYKVLAQKLFEAEAELYKTKKNFQKGANTTWMKNVVSTGTLADRMAALTILIQDAPVHCLEHIESLVTLIRKKGSRREGLMAVETLKELLLSDLLPENRKLRAFAQRPFNELEERASGNRDVRDRRLVLWYFEHKMKLLMAEFVVALDTLAHDSILASKTKALTTAHELLCNRPEQEKALLAQIVNKLGDPEYKVASKASYLLEMLLHKHPNMKGVVCTEVENLMFRPNISPKAQYYATCFLNQVMLSHEEADLATKLITIYFTFFRVCVKKKDVESKMLSALLTGVNRAYPYTKMGDKKVQEQMDTLFKVVHMVRFSTALQALMLLFQVMNSQQSVSDRYYVALYRKLLDPGLSVCSRQSMFLNLLYKSLKTDVVLRRIKAFVKRLLQVSCEQSPAFACGALFLVSEVMKSKPGLKLLLQEQEDAEEEKFEDLKGEDDDEDEERFVDAEKVEEGQSQKPELPKPTASWVHHKNLEGGKSRESYDPTHRNPLYCGANYTTLWELQKLCLHFHPSVALFARTIMQGEFIHYTGDPLQDFTLIRFLDRFVFRNPKQMKGKQNTEATVMQPKHRQSMNNIRSLPVNSEEYLAKEESQIPVDEVFFYRFFKKREGEKRLQKPRGGDDESVEDVDDDEFDRMLDTFEGDSFFADFKDAELDFAGNVKDKAKKGKKDEDSDLDSEDDLDDEEVSLGSMDEEEFGDELEEEGGEFMDLEGEDEEEVPELEDDGDFGDGEDEDLDEPADVRTKLKKGKRKSSEQFGFSGSLGLKPEKKKKKGKKEDVAMFASAEEFGELLDENVGSMFDNLGMNAMANKDKASVKQLKWEAQRDDWIRGCDVKTLRRKKNMFKKRKQFGKAKPAKRTAGRKK; encoded by the exons ATGTGTATAGTTTCCAGCATGGCTGCGAAAGGCAAACAGCGGCCGAAAGCCGTGAGATCGGAGGAAAATGAAGAGGACACGTTTGAGAATGACAACGACGAAGCAGAGGAAGGGAAGCAGGACGGCGACGATGAGTTTACTCTGGAGGATGTACTGCGTTTGGGTGGCACTAAG GCAGACTATGTCATGCTTGTTGGCCTTGATGACAATAACGAGCTAGTAAATGGTGGAAAGAAGGGTGCCATTGACGATTTGGAGGATGGTGAACTAGAACAGTTCATCACAAAGCTGGGAATCTGTAACTATTTAGACCAGCAGATTGTGAAAGAAGACGGTGATGACGATGAGCAAGAGGAGAAACCTACAGAACCCGCTGAGGAAAAGGAGGTCAAGAAAAAGGAACCTTCCAAAGCGGAGTCTGTCAAAGCCAAGCAAGAAGCAGAGCGCAAGAAGAAGGATAAAGAGGCAAAGAAAGCAGCAGCTGCTCTAAAGAAGGCCAAGCAGAATGCGAGCATCTTCGAGTTCTACCCCAGACAGACGCTTCTGGTCAAACCTGGCGGAAAATGGTATGATATAGACTACACTTCAGAGACCACCTCTTCAGCTCAAGACGAGTCATTAGTTTCTCAGTACAAAGTTTTGGCTCAGAAGCTCTTTGAGGCTGAAGCTGAGCTCTATAAAACCAAAAAGAACTTCCAGAAAGGAGCCAACACGACCTGGATGAAGAATGTTGTTTCTACAGGAACTCTGGCTGACAGGATGGCGGCTCTGACGATTTTGATCCAGGATGCTCCGGTGCACTGTCTGGAGCACATTGAGAGCTTGGTCACTTTGATCAGAAAGAAGGGCAGTCGCAGGGAAGGTCTGATGGCTGTGGAAACCCTTAAGGAACTTCTGTTGTCTGACCTTTTGCCAGAGAACCGTAAGCTTCGAGCCTTCGCACAGCGACCTTTCAACGAGCTGGAGGAGCGGGCCAGCGGCAACCGAGACGTCCGAGACCGGAGGCTAGTCCTTTGGTACTTTGAGCACAAGATGAAGCTGCTGATGGCTGAGTTTGTGGTGGCCCTTGACACTTTGGCTCATGACTCCATCCTGGCCTCTAAAACCAAGGCGCTAACCACCGCTCATGAGCTGCTCTGTAACCGCCCAGAGCAGGAAAAAGCCCTGCTGGCTCAAATAGTCAACAAGCTAGGAGACCCTGAGTACAAAGTGGCCTCTAAAGCATCATATTTGCTGGAGATGCTGCTCCACAAACACCCCAACATGAAAGGGGTGGTCTGCACCGAAGTGGAGAACCTAATGTTCAGGCCTAACATCAGCCCCAAAGCTCAGTACTACGCCACCTGCTTTCTCAACCAGGTCATGCTGAGCCACGAGGAGGCCGACCTGGCCACCAAACTCATCACCATCTACTTCACCTTTTTCCGTGTGTGCGTCAAAAAGAAAGATGTGGAGTCCAAAATGCTCAGTGCTCTGCTGACGGGAGTGAACAGGGCGTATCCATACACTAAGATGGGCGATAAGAAGGTGCAGGAGCAGATGGACACACTGTTTAAAGTGGTGCACATGGTGAGGTTCAGCACTGCCCTGCAAGCTCTAATGCTTCTATTTCAAGTCATGAACTCTCAGCAATCGGTGTCGGATCGCTACTATGTAGCTCTTTACAG GAAGCTGCTGGATCCAGGCTTGTCCGTGTGCTCGAGGCAGAGCATGTTCCTCAACTTGCTGTATAAATCCCTGAAAACAGACGTAGTTCTGCGGCGGATAAAGGCTTTTGTAAAGAGGCTTCTGCAGGTCAGCTGTGAGCAAAGCCCAGCCTTCGCATGTGGAGCACTCTTCCTGGTGTCAGAGGTGATGAAGAGCAAGCCTGGCCTCAAGCTCCTCCTTCAAGAACAAGAG GATGCTGAGGAGGAAAAGTTTGAAGACCTTAAAGGagaagatgatgatgaggatgaggagagGTTTGTGGATGCTGAGAAAGTTGAAGAGGGACAGAGCCAAAAACCTGAGCTCCCCAAACCAACTGCATCTTGGGTACATCACAAAAACCTAGAGG GTGGTAAAAGCAGGGAGTCGTATGACCCAACTCACAGAAATCCGTTGTACTGTGGAGCAAACTACACCACACTGTGGGAGCTGCAGAAG cTCTGTCTTCATTTCCACCCCTCTGTGGCTCTTTTTGCAAGGACCATAATGCAG GGGGAGTTCATCCACTACACAGGAGACCCTCTGCAGGACTTCACACTCATCAGGTTTCTGGATCGCTTTGTGTTCAGAAACCCCAAACAAATGAAGGGCAAAC aaaacacagaagccACTGTAATGCAACCAAAGCACAGACAGTCCATGAATAACATTCGGTCATTACCTG TTAACTCAGAGGAGTATCTGGCAAAAGAGGAGAGTCAGATCCCTGTGGATGAGGTGTTCTTTTACAG GTTCTTTAAGAAACGTGAGGGAGAGAAGCGGCTGCAGAAGCCTCGAGGAGGTGATGATGAGAGTGTGGAAGATGTGGATGATGATGAGTTTGACCGAATGCTTG ATACTTTTGAGGGCGACAGCTTCTTTGCGGATTTTAAGGATGCAGAGCTGGACTTCGCTGG TAACGTGAAGGACAAAGCCAAGAAAGGCAAAAAGGATGAAGACTCTGACCTGGACTCAGAAGATGATCTGGATGATGAGGAAGTGTCTCTGGGAAGTATGGACGAGGAAGAATTTGGAGATGAGCTAGAAGAGGAAGGAGGCGAGTTTATGGACCTTGAGGGGGAGGATGAGGAAGAAG tCCCAGAGCTCGAGGATGATGGAGACTTTGGAGATG GTGAGgatgaagacctggatgagcCAGCAGAcgtcagaacaaaactaaaaaagggAAAGAGGAAATCGTCAGAGCAGTTTGGCTTCTCTGGATCTTTGG GTCTGAAaccagaaaagaagaaaaagaaaggaaagaaggaagatGTAGCAATGTTTGCATCAGCTGAAGAG TTTGGTGAACTGCTGGATGAAAACGTGGGCTCCATGTTTGACAACCTGGGCATGAACGCGATGGCCAACAAAGATAAAGCCA GTGTCAAACAGCTGAAATGGGAAGCCCAGCGTGACGACTGGATCCGAGGGTGCGACGTGAAGACGCTCCGGAGGAAAaagaacatgtttaaaaaaaggaaacagttTGGAAAAGCCAAACCAGCCAAAAGAACTGCTGGCAGAAAGAAATGA
- the LOC108426321 gene encoding protein CEBPZOS has translation MAPKTMEPMARRIFKGVILLEVAGVFAAYGLFHKMNSSQDFRGTVNKYFPSVLEVFYKSNEWSGIYGIREADREAWSKQD, from the exons ATGGCCCCCAAGACCATGGAGCCCATGGCCAGAAGAATATTCAAGGGAGTTATTCTTCTGGAGGTTGCTGGTGTGTTTGCAGCCTATGGGCTGTTTCATAAAATGAATTCCAGCCAAG attttagaGGCACAGTAAACAAGTACTTCCCATCAGTTCTTGAAG TTTTTTACAAGTCCAATGAGTGGTCTGGAATTTATGGCATCCGGGAAGCAGATCGGGAAGCGTGGTCTAAGCAAGATTAA